The following are from one region of the Cloacibacterium sp. TD35 genome:
- a CDS encoding MBL fold metallo-hydrolase: MKLKFLGTGTSQGMPVIGSTHPVCLSTNPKDKRLRSSVMITDDDGKKILIDCGPDFRQQMLSNQESNVDALLITHEHNDHVIGLDDLRPIIFQKRKDISIYCLPRVGKEIQNRFPYAFTEDKYPGAPSFEITEIGNKPFIIENTEIIPIQVIHYKLPILGYKFKNLAYITDASFISEEEQEKLKHLDVLIINCLRKDDPHVAHYILPEILELVEKLQPKTTYLTHISNRFGFHDEIEAITPANIHPAYDGLEIEF, translated from the coding sequence ATGAAGTTGAAATTTCTAGGAACTGGTACTTCACAGGGCATGCCGGTGATTGGCTCTACTCATCCTGTTTGTTTATCTACTAATCCTAAAGACAAAAGACTAAGGTCATCTGTCATGATTACTGATGATGATGGGAAAAAGATCCTCATTGATTGTGGCCCAGATTTTCGTCAACAAATGCTATCCAACCAAGAGAGTAATGTAGACGCATTATTAATCACCCATGAACACAATGACCATGTTATTGGGTTAGATGATTTACGCCCTATTATTTTCCAAAAAAGAAAAGATATTTCCATTTACTGCTTACCCAGAGTAGGAAAAGAGATCCAAAATAGGTTTCCATATGCTTTTACAGAAGATAAATATCCAGGAGCTCCGAGTTTTGAAATCACAGAAATAGGAAATAAGCCTTTTATTATAGAAAACACAGAAATCATTCCTATACAAGTTATACATTATAAACTACCGATTTTAGGTTATAAGTTCAAAAATCTCGCTTATATAACAGATGCAAGCTTCATCTCAGAAGAAGAGCAAGAAAAACTAAAACATTTAGACGTTCTTATTATTAATTGTTTAAGAAAAGATGATCCACATGTTGCACATTATATATTACCAGAAATTCTAGAATTGGTTGAAAAACTACAACCAAAAACCACATATCTTACTCATATTAGCAACAGATTTGGCTTCCATGATGAGATAGAAGCCATAACACCTGCGAATATCCATCCTGCGTATGATGGGCTAGAAATAGAGTTTTAA
- a CDS encoding TonB-dependent receptor, producing MSIIKQYLTPKQKALAINLDPNIYGTFAEIGAGQETVRHFFRAGAASQTIAKAMSAYDKDYSDAIYGKEEKNRYVTQNRLKKMLRHEVGLIQERLDNEENSHRKFFSFANTVTTINYQKTFLGHGWVGIMFQAQPGQEYSEIVLHVKFKENDATLQQETLGNLGVNLVYGAFHLYDNPRRLIKSLYDDISIDKIEIDMIDFQGPAFPYVDNRLMSLQLIKNSMTEAVIFNSEGKNMLPADLLYKKDVFAVRGSFRPVTLVNVDMFENGLKMFQKDTEGNPEDTVILFEITVSNLKASGNLDERDFLDRVDVLAKLGYTVMISNFSEYYKLVDYFTSYNVRYTGIAMGVNNLLMVFDEDYYKHLSGGILEAFGKFFKKDVRVYLYPYKDPKTHELLTSDNLKVNDNLKELYKYFKHNRRIVDIKDYNPEHSEIYSREILQKISNSESGWEEQLPDGVAEMIKERGMFGYKEDITFEEY from the coding sequence ATGTCTATAATTAAGCAATATCTTACTCCTAAACAAAAAGCTTTAGCAATCAATTTAGACCCTAATATATATGGTACTTTTGCAGAGATTGGAGCGGGGCAAGAGACTGTTCGTCATTTCTTTAGAGCTGGAGCAGCTTCTCAAACGATTGCAAAAGCAATGTCTGCTTATGATAAGGACTATAGTGATGCTATATATGGTAAAGAAGAAAAAAATAGATATGTAACTCAGAATAGACTGAAAAAAATGCTTCGTCATGAAGTGGGTCTTATTCAAGAGCGTTTAGATAATGAAGAAAATTCACATCGTAAATTTTTCTCTTTCGCGAATACAGTAACTACGATTAACTACCAAAAGACCTTTTTAGGACACGGTTGGGTAGGCATTATGTTTCAAGCGCAACCTGGTCAAGAGTACAGCGAAATTGTATTGCATGTGAAATTTAAAGAAAACGATGCTACGCTTCAGCAAGAGACCTTAGGAAATCTTGGGGTAAATCTAGTGTATGGAGCATTTCATCTGTATGATAATCCTAGAAGGTTAATCAAAAGTTTGTATGATGATATTTCGATTGATAAAATTGAAATTGACATGATTGATTTTCAAGGGCCTGCTTTTCCTTACGTAGATAATCGCTTGATGAGTCTTCAGCTGATTAAAAATTCTATGACGGAAGCAGTAATCTTCAATTCTGAAGGTAAAAACATGCTTCCAGCAGATTTATTGTACAAAAAAGATGTTTTTGCGGTAAGAGGAAGTTTTAGACCAGTAACTCTGGTTAATGTAGATATGTTCGAAAACGGTCTTAAAATGTTCCAAAAAGATACTGAGGGAAATCCCGAAGATACCGTTATTCTTTTCGAAATTACTGTTTCTAACCTCAAAGCCTCTGGGAATTTAGATGAAAGAGACTTTCTCGATAGAGTAGATGTTCTGGCGAAACTGGGTTATACTGTAATGATTTCTAATTTCTCAGAATATTATAAGTTGGTAGATTATTTCACTTCTTATAATGTAAGGTATACCGGAATTGCAATGGGCGTAAATAATTTATTGATGGTTTTTGATGAAGATTATTACAAACATCTTTCTGGTGGAATATTAGAAGCATTCGGTAAGTTCTTTAAAAAAGATGTAAGAGTATATCTGTATCCTTATAAAGATCCTAAAACACATGAACTGCTCACATCTGATAACTTAAAAGTAAATGATAATCTCAAAGAGTTATATAAATATTTTAAACATAATAGAAGAATTGTGGATATTAAAGATTATAATCCAGAGCATTCCGAAATTTATTCCAGAGAGATTTTGCAGAAAATTTCGAATAGCGAATCTGGCTGGGAAGAACAGCTGCCAGATGGTGTAGCAGAGATGATTAAAGAAAGAGGAATGTTCGGTTACAAAGAAGATATTACATTCGAGGAATATTAA
- a CDS encoding GAF domain-containing protein codes for MEIKKRLSSIIESPSHNTNEKLEKICHLLDQEFDYFNWTGFYFRNGDKEELVLGPYVGAATDHTVIPFGKGICGQVAVSNETFVVPDVWEQDNYLACSLETKAEIVVPIIKDGKNIGQIDIDSHKKDPFTEEDRELLEWLCAELAKIL; via the coding sequence ATGGAAATTAAAAAAAGACTTTCATCTATTATTGAAAGCCCAAGTCACAATACCAACGAAAAATTAGAGAAAATTTGTCATCTTCTAGACCAGGAGTTTGATTATTTTAATTGGACTGGTTTTTATTTTAGAAATGGCGATAAAGAAGAATTGGTTTTAGGGCCTTATGTTGGTGCGGCTACAGATCACACTGTAATTCCTTTTGGTAAAGGGATTTGTGGACAAGTTGCCGTTTCAAATGAAACTTTTGTAGTGCCAGATGTTTGGGAGCAAGATAATTATTTGGCTTGTTCGCTAGAAACCAAAGCAGAAATTGTAGTTCCTATTATTAAAGATGGTAAAAATATTGGTCAAATAGATATAGATTCTCACAAAAAAGACCCTTTTACAGAAGAAGATAGAGAACTGCTAGAATGGTTATGTGCAGAATTGGCAAAGATTTTATAA
- a CDS encoding pyruvate decarboxylase has protein sequence MKKILFYGLAASLIIISCKNFGSSLVKLNHSIKLKHVDRIVYFDPEVYPDFEGIKEPTNNVIYSAVSDELNNYGNYKIMHINNANIKYDSVDVNMIKESCLNNGAEIAIVPKVKYFKVGLGKYVFSNQVIISMKMYNNDGELVIENSYDTYKGSGRLLGSAENSIKIGTANVIKNMITELRSRNMTTPASE, from the coding sequence ATGAAAAAAATTCTATTCTATGGTTTAGCGGCAAGCCTTATCATCATAAGTTGCAAAAATTTCGGAAGCTCCTTGGTGAAGCTTAACCACTCTATTAAGCTAAAACATGTAGATAGAATTGTCTATTTTGACCCAGAGGTTTATCCTGATTTCGAAGGAATAAAAGAGCCTACTAATAATGTTATTTACAGTGCTGTCTCTGATGAACTGAACAATTATGGCAATTATAAAATCATGCACATCAATAATGCTAACATTAAATATGACAGCGTAGATGTGAATATGATTAAAGAATCTTGTCTAAATAACGGTGCAGAAATTGCCATTGTTCCGAAGGTGAAATATTTTAAAGTAGGTCTTGGAAAATATGTTTTTTCTAATCAAGTCATCATTAGCATGAAAATGTATAATAATGATGGAGAATTGGTAATAGAAAACTCTTATGACACCTATAAAGGAAGTGGCAGATTATTGGGCAGTGCAGAAAATTCCATAAAAATAGGCACCGCAAATGTCATCAAAAACATGATTACTGAACTAAGAAGCAGGAATATGACTACTCCTGCTTCTGAATAA
- the rpsO gene encoding 30S ribosomal protein S15 — MYLTSEKKQEIFAKHGGNAANTGSAEGQIALFTFRINHLSGHLKKNHKDYATEKSLVKLVGKRKRLLDYLKKTEISRYRAIIAELGIRK, encoded by the coding sequence ATGTACTTAACATCTGAGAAAAAACAAGAAATCTTCGCTAAACACGGAGGAAACGCTGCAAACACTGGTTCTGCAGAAGGACAAATCGCTTTATTCACATTCAGAATTAACCATTTGTCTGGTCACTTAAAGAAAAACCACAAAGATTATGCTACTGAGAAATCTCTAGTAAAATTAGTAGGTAAAAGAAAAAGATTGTTAGATTATCTTAAGAAAACTGAAATTTCTCGTTATAGAGCAATTATTGCTGAATTAGGAATCAGAAAATAA
- a CDS encoding polyribonucleotide nucleotidyltransferase, whose protein sequence is MNAPEAIIEKFQLKDGREVSIETGRLAKQANGSVVVKCGGTMLLATVVANKDANPGVDFLPLTVDYREKFYAGGKIPGNFFRRETKPSDDEVLTMRLVDRVLRPLFPEDFHAEVQVMISLISYDKEVMPEALAGLAASAAIAITDIPFNGPMSEVRVVRIDGQLSINPSIENLKKADLDIMVGATKDSIVMVEGEMKEISEAEMLEAIKYAHEEIKVQIEAQERLAARIPASQTKREYCHETHNEEIREKVWAECYDKVYNVAKTPSAKEERHEKFAAVLEEFLSQYSEEERADVEPFAKIYYHDVEKEAMRQMILNEGIRLDGRDPKTIRPIWSEIDYLPGAHGSAIFTRGETQSLTAVTLGSVKDANMVDSVAINYDEKFFLHYNFPPFSTGEARPLRGTSRREVGHGNLAQRALAGMIPHENPYTIRVVSDILESNGSSSMATVCAGTLALMDAGVQITKPVSGIAMGLITDPKSGKFTVLSDILGDEDHLGDMDFKVTGSADGITACQMDIKIQGLTMDIMETALNQAREGRLHILGEILKTIDKPRADVKPHAPKMEILEISKDFIGAVIGPGGKIIQQLQKDTDTVISIEEMGEIGRIEISGTDREKINAAIARINEITFVPVVGTVYKGKVVKVMDFGAFVAIAKGTEGLLHISEIEWKRLDKVPYAEGDEVEVKFMGYDDRKKMRLSRKVLLPRPPRPEQKPRTEGDAPKPQGEQPTEQA, encoded by the coding sequence ATGAATGCTCCAGAAGCAATTATTGAAAAATTTCAATTAAAAGACGGGAGAGAAGTCTCCATTGAAACAGGAAGATTAGCAAAACAAGCTAATGGTTCTGTAGTAGTAAAATGTGGTGGAACAATGCTTTTAGCAACAGTTGTAGCCAACAAAGACGCAAATCCAGGGGTAGATTTCTTACCTCTTACAGTAGATTACAGAGAAAAGTTCTACGCAGGTGGTAAAATCCCAGGAAATTTCTTTAGAAGAGAAACTAAACCTTCTGATGATGAGGTTCTTACCATGAGATTAGTAGACAGAGTACTTCGTCCACTTTTCCCAGAAGATTTCCACGCAGAAGTTCAGGTAATGATTTCCCTAATTTCTTACGACAAAGAAGTAATGCCAGAAGCTTTAGCTGGTTTAGCCGCTTCTGCTGCAATTGCGATTACAGATATTCCTTTTAATGGGCCAATGTCTGAAGTAAGAGTAGTAAGAATTGATGGTCAACTTTCTATCAACCCAAGTATCGAAAATCTTAAAAAAGCAGATTTAGATATTATGGTAGGTGCTACCAAAGATTCTATCGTAATGGTAGAAGGTGAAATGAAAGAAATTTCTGAAGCAGAAATGCTAGAAGCGATTAAATACGCTCACGAAGAAATTAAAGTTCAAATCGAAGCACAAGAAAGATTAGCAGCGAGAATTCCTGCATCTCAAACCAAAAGAGAATACTGCCACGAAACGCACAACGAAGAAATTCGTGAGAAAGTTTGGGCAGAATGTTATGATAAAGTTTACAACGTAGCAAAAACTCCTTCTGCAAAAGAAGAAAGACACGAAAAATTTGCTGCTGTTTTAGAAGAATTTCTTTCTCAATATTCAGAAGAAGAAAGAGCAGACGTAGAACCATTTGCTAAAATTTACTACCATGATGTAGAAAAAGAAGCAATGAGACAAATGATTCTAAACGAAGGAATCAGATTAGATGGTAGAGATCCTAAAACAATTCGTCCGATTTGGTCAGAAATCGATTATTTACCAGGAGCTCACGGTTCTGCAATCTTTACCAGAGGTGAAACGCAATCTCTTACAGCGGTAACTTTAGGTTCTGTAAAAGATGCGAACATGGTAGATTCTGTTGCCATCAATTATGACGAAAAATTCTTCTTACATTATAATTTCCCACCATTCTCAACGGGTGAAGCAAGACCTCTAAGAGGAACTTCAAGAAGAGAAGTTGGTCACGGAAACTTAGCTCAAAGAGCTTTAGCAGGAATGATTCCTCACGAAAATCCATATACCATCAGAGTAGTTTCAGATATTTTAGAATCTAACGGTTCTTCTTCTATGGCTACTGTTTGTGCAGGAACTCTTGCATTAATGGATGCTGGTGTACAAATTACAAAACCAGTTTCTGGTATTGCAATGGGATTAATTACTGATCCTAAATCTGGTAAATTCACTGTACTTTCTGATATTTTAGGAGACGAAGATCACTTGGGTGATATGGACTTCAAAGTAACAGGTTCTGCAGACGGAATTACCGCTTGTCAAATGGATATCAAAATCCAAGGTTTAACAATGGATATCATGGAAACTGCATTAAACCAAGCAAGAGAAGGTAGATTACATATTTTAGGAGAAATCCTTAAAACCATCGATAAGCCAAGAGCAGATGTGAAACCTCACGCTCCGAAAATGGAAATTTTAGAAATTTCTAAAGATTTCATCGGTGCTGTAATTGGACCTGGTGGTAAAATTATCCAACAGCTTCAGAAAGATACAGATACTGTAATCTCTATTGAAGAAATGGGAGAGATTGGTAGAATTGAAATCTCTGGAACTGACCGTGAGAAAATCAATGCTGCTATTGCTAGAATTAACGAAATTACTTTCGTGCCAGTTGTAGGAACAGTGTATAAAGGTAAAGTAGTAAAAGTAATGGATTTCGGTGCTTTCGTAGCGATTGCTAAAGGAACCGAAGGTTTACTACACATCTCAGAGATCGAATGGAAGAGATTAGATAAAGTTCCTTATGCTGAAGGTGATGAAGTAGAAGTGAAATTTATGGGGTATGATGATCGTAAAAAAATGAGACTTTCTAGAAAAGTACTTTTACCAAGACCACCAAGACCAGAACAAAAGCCTAGAACTGAAGGAGACGCTCCAAAACCACAAGGAGAACAACCAACAGAACAAGCATAA
- a CDS encoding formate--tetrahydrofolate ligase, with the protein MSFPTDLEIAQSADIKHIREIADKIGIDREDLEYYGKYKAKIPLKYINEENIKKSKLILVSAINPTPAGEGKTTVSVGLCDGLNKIGKKAIAVLREPSLGPVFGIKGGAAGGGYAQVIPMVDINLHFTGDFSAVEKANNLLSALIDNNLQDKKRSLNIDPRTIVWKRVMDMNDRSLRHIVVGLGGSNNGITREEGFNITPASEVMAILCLSKDFEDLKNRLGNIFVGYTFDKKPIYARDLNAQGAMAILLKDAIRPNLVQTLEGNPAILHGGPFANIAQGTNTIIATKMGLSLADFVVTEAGFGADLGAEKFMHIKGYYGNLKPDAYVLVATIRALRYHGGAKKGEYEKPNLAAVEKGIENLKKHIENGFKWQLKPIVAINHFATDSEEEINFVKAECEKLGVKAILADEFTMGGEGMKALAEEVASCAFNCGNNFKPLYNVEDSVEHKIETIAKEVYGADNAVFSQKAKNQLKSIYELGLDKLPICMAKTQKSLTDDEKKIGRPTGFKVTVREFEFAAGAGFIIPILGDMMRMPGLPSIPAAEGMNIDKDGVITGLS; encoded by the coding sequence ATGAGCTTTCCTACAGACTTAGAAATAGCGCAATCAGCAGATATTAAACATATTAGAGAAATTGCAGACAAAATCGGCATAGACCGAGAAGATTTAGAGTATTACGGGAAATACAAGGCAAAAATCCCTTTGAAATACATCAACGAAGAGAATATAAAAAAGTCTAAATTGATTTTAGTTTCGGCTATTAATCCCACTCCAGCTGGCGAAGGTAAAACCACCGTTTCTGTAGGTTTGTGTGATGGCTTGAATAAAATCGGTAAAAAAGCGATCGCTGTTTTACGTGAGCCAAGTTTAGGCCCAGTTTTCGGGATAAAAGGAGGAGCTGCAGGTGGTGGTTACGCACAAGTAATTCCTATGGTAGACATTAATCTGCATTTTACAGGAGATTTTTCGGCGGTAGAAAAAGCCAATAATTTACTTTCTGCATTGATTGATAATAATCTTCAAGATAAAAAAAGAAGCCTAAATATAGACCCTAGAACCATAGTTTGGAAACGTGTAATGGATATGAACGACCGAAGTCTTCGTCATATAGTAGTAGGTTTAGGCGGTTCTAATAACGGAATTACGCGTGAAGAAGGTTTCAATATTACACCAGCATCAGAAGTGATGGCGATTCTTTGTCTTTCTAAAGATTTCGAGGATCTAAAAAACAGATTAGGAAATATTTTTGTAGGCTATACTTTTGACAAAAAACCAATTTACGCCAGAGATTTAAATGCTCAAGGAGCGATGGCGATTTTATTAAAAGATGCCATTCGTCCGAATTTAGTTCAAACTTTAGAAGGCAATCCTGCGATTCTTCATGGCGGACCTTTTGCGAATATTGCGCAAGGAACTAACACGATTATCGCAACTAAAATGGGACTTTCTTTAGCAGATTTTGTTGTAACAGAAGCAGGTTTCGGAGCAGATTTAGGAGCAGAAAAATTCATGCATATCAAAGGATATTATGGGAATTTAAAACCGGATGCTTATGTTTTGGTGGCTACTATTAGAGCTTTAAGATATCACGGTGGTGCTAAAAAAGGCGAATACGAAAAACCGAATCTCGCAGCAGTAGAAAAAGGCATTGAAAACCTTAAAAAACATATCGAAAACGGCTTTAAATGGCAATTAAAACCAATTGTGGCGATTAATCATTTTGCAACAGATTCAGAAGAAGAAATTAATTTTGTAAAAGCAGAATGCGAAAAACTAGGGGTAAAAGCTATTTTGGCAGATGAATTTACGATGGGTGGAGAAGGCATGAAAGCACTTGCAGAAGAAGTGGCGAGCTGTGCTTTTAATTGTGGTAATAATTTTAAACCTTTATATAATGTAGAAGATTCTGTGGAACACAAAATCGAAACAATTGCCAAAGAAGTTTATGGGGCAGACAACGCTGTATTTTCTCAGAAAGCTAAAAATCAATTAAAATCAATTTATGAACTTGGACTGGATAAGTTACCGATTTGTATGGCAAAAACTCAAAAATCTTTAACTGATGATGAGAAAAAAATCGGAAGACCAACTGGTTTCAAAGTAACCGTTCGTGAATTTGAATTTGCAGCAGGAGCAGGATTCATTATTCCAATTTTGGGGGATATGATGAGAATGCCTGGTTTACCAAGCATTCCAGCAGCAGAAGGAATGAATATAGACAAAGATGGCGTAATTACTGGCTTAAGCTAA
- a CDS encoding YceI family protein, with product MKKIALALVLVSGLAFGQAKKVVSSDVHWWGYKLAKTEASSHDGTVNVKNGTVVVKNNSLVGGTFVLDMTSINATDLQGEYQQKLNGHLKTGDFFEVDKYPTATFKITSVKKGANGKSVVTGNLTAKGKTNVVSFPAKISVKSGVVTLESDKFTIDRQKWDIAYKSTMQDVVVKDDIDLVVKLTAK from the coding sequence ATTAAAAAAATTGCACTAGCATTAGTATTAGTTTCTGGGTTAGCTTTCGGACAAGCTAAAAAAGTAGTTTCTTCTGACGTTCACTGGTGGGGGTATAAGTTAGCTAAAACTGAAGCTTCTTCTCACGATGGAACAGTAAACGTGAAAAACGGAACAGTAGTAGTTAAAAACAACAGTTTAGTAGGAGGTACTTTCGTATTAGATATGACTTCTATTAACGCTACTGACTTACAAGGTGAGTATCAACAAAAATTAAACGGTCACCTTAAGACTGGTGATTTCTTCGAAGTTGATAAATATCCTACTGCTACTTTCAAAATTACTTCTGTAAAAAAAGGAGCTAATGGTAAAAGCGTAGTTACAGGAAACCTTACTGCTAAAGGTAAAACTAATGTAGTTTCTTTCCCAGCTAAAATTTCAGTTAAAAGCGGTGTAGTAACTTTAGAATCTGATAAATTTACTATCGATAGACAGAAATGGGACATAGCTTATAAATCTACTATGCAAGATGTAGTAGTAAAAGACGATATAGATTTGGTTGTTAAATTAACAGCGAAATAG
- a CDS encoding alpha/beta hydrolase — protein MKLYVISGLGADGSIFEYIHFPKKFTEIIYIDWLIPNYNESFENYVNRMAEKVNPNEKFCLLGYSFGGIMVQEIHKLKPAEKVVILGSIKSDKEMSITFYLAKSSRIFAKLPESYFSEKTIKSYAFFRKLFDPNNPKLWQYFKVQNPTYLKWSINKILEWKHEEDKNVIQILADKDIVFPVKNSKPNYVIKGGTHLFPVTKAKEVSKILEEVFNE, from the coding sequence ATGAAATTATATGTCATTAGTGGATTGGGAGCAGATGGAAGTATTTTTGAATACATTCATTTTCCTAAAAAATTTACCGAAATTATCTACATTGATTGGCTAATTCCTAATTACAATGAAAGTTTCGAAAACTATGTCAATAGAATGGCTGAAAAGGTAAATCCTAATGAAAAATTTTGTCTCCTAGGGTACTCTTTTGGAGGGATTATGGTGCAAGAAATCCACAAACTGAAACCTGCAGAAAAAGTAGTGATTCTGGGAAGTATAAAATCTGATAAAGAAATGTCTATTACTTTCTATCTAGCCAAAAGCTCTAGGATTTTTGCTAAACTTCCCGAAAGTTATTTCTCTGAAAAAACCATAAAATCATATGCCTTTTTTAGGAAATTATTTGACCCAAATAATCCTAAACTTTGGCAATATTTCAAGGTACAAAATCCTACTTATCTGAAATGGAGCATCAATAAAATTTTAGAATGGAAACACGAAGAAGATAAAAACGTTATCCAAATTTTAGCAGATAAAGACATTGTTTTTCCTGTGAAAAATTCTAAACCTAATTATGTCATAAAAGGCGGAACGCATCTTTTTCCAGTGACTAAAGCCAAGGAAGTTTCTAAAATTTTAGAAGAAGTTTTCAATGAGTAA
- a CDS encoding MlaD family protein, whose amino-acid sequence MEKSVAQKLRLGIFVILGTIIFILAVYFIGNRQQFFGKTETLQAHFENVNGLQEGNNVRFCGINVGYVKKIEIINDTLINVEMNIDKSAMKFIKNNSIASITSDGLVGNMIVNITPSSENAALAKSGDILKAEERLTTEDLLKTLNKTNNNAEQITTNILEVSKKINNGTGTLSMLLNDKTLSQDVKYGISDLKNSIANIKKTSYETTRTINEVNKILAGINDKENIVAVLKDSAMANKMRRALTHLDESSQNINQTVVNLNETISNAKNGKGAINYLSNDANLVKNIDSTMNNLNQASVLLNQNLEALKHNIFFRGYFKKLEKEKQKAQKGQK is encoded by the coding sequence ATGGAAAAATCAGTTGCTCAAAAATTAAGACTCGGAATATTTGTTATCCTCGGAACCATCATTTTTATTTTGGCTGTTTATTTTATTGGAAACAGACAGCAATTTTTTGGTAAAACCGAAACCTTACAAGCGCATTTCGAAAATGTAAATGGATTACAAGAAGGAAACAATGTTCGTTTTTGTGGAATTAATGTGGGCTATGTTAAAAAGATAGAAATCATAAACGATACACTCATTAATGTAGAAATGAACATTGACAAAAGTGCCATGAAATTCATCAAAAATAATTCGATTGCCAGCATTACTTCTGATGGTTTGGTAGGAAATATGATTGTAAATATCACACCGAGTTCAGAAAATGCTGCCCTTGCTAAATCTGGAGATATTCTAAAAGCCGAAGAAAGACTCACAACAGAGGATTTGCTTAAAACCCTTAACAAAACCAATAACAATGCAGAACAAATCACTACTAATATTCTAGAAGTTTCTAAAAAAATAAATAATGGAACAGGAACGCTCAGTATGTTACTTAATGACAAAACCCTAAGTCAAGATGTGAAATATGGAATTTCTGACCTTAAAAACAGTATTGCAAACATTAAGAAAACAAGTTACGAAACAACTAGAACCATCAATGAAGTAAATAAAATTCTAGCAGGAATTAATGATAAAGAAAACATTGTTGCGGTGCTTAAAGATTCTGCCATGGCTAATAAAATGAGAAGAGCACTTACTCACCTTGATGAATCTTCTCAAAACATCAATCAAACCGTAGTCAATCTAAACGAAACCATCAGCAATGCTAAAAACGGAAAAGGCGCCATCAATTACCTTTCTAACGATGCCAATTTGGTGAAAAATATAGACTCTACGATGAATAACCTAAATCAGGCAAGTGTTTTATTGAACCAAAATCTAGAAGCATTGAAGCATAATATTTTCTTCAGAGGTTATTTTAAAAAATTGGAAAAAGAGAAACAAAAAGCTCAGAAAGGCCAGAAATAA
- a CDS encoding ABC transporter ATP-binding protein: protein MNPNSAHEPIIKIENLYKKYGDNVVLDGFNLNLYQGENLVIMGKSGSGKSVMIKCLIGLEIPDSGSIEIMSQKLEHLSLKDLDEIRADIGFLFQGSALYDSMTVRENLEFPLRRHIAKLGNVKDTLPLVEEALQNVGLKNVIDLMPNELSGGMKRRVALARTLILKPKIIIYDEPTTGLDPITSKEIILLMKSVQEKYKTSSIIITHDVDCARVIANRMILLIDGKNYAEGTFAELSTSQDPKVKAFFK from the coding sequence ATGAACCCTAATTCTGCACATGAACCGATTATCAAAATTGAAAATCTCTATAAAAAATATGGAGACAATGTGGTTTTGGACGGCTTCAACCTTAATCTCTATCAAGGAGAAAACCTTGTGATTATGGGAAAATCTGGTTCTGGAAAATCGGTGATGATAAAATGCCTGATTGGTTTAGAAATTCCTGACAGTGGCAGTATAGAAATTATGAGCCAAAAATTAGAGCATCTTTCTCTGAAAGATTTAGATGAAATAAGAGCAGACATTGGATTTTTATTTCAGGGAAGTGCGCTTTATGATTCTATGACGGTGAGAGAAAATCTAGAGTTTCCGCTCAGAAGACATATTGCTAAACTAGGAAATGTTAAAGATACTTTGCCATTGGTAGAAGAAGCGCTACAAAATGTAGGACTCAAAAATGTGATTGATTTAATGCCGAATGAACTTTCTGGTGGTATGAAAAGAAGAGTTGCTCTTGCCAGAACGCTTATTCTGAAACCGAAAATCATCATATATGATGAACCTACTACAGGTCTAGACCCTATTACTTCAAAAGAAATTATCTTGCTCATGAAATCTGTGCAAGAAAAATATAAAACCTCATCTATCATCATTACGCATGATGTAGACTGTGCTAGAGTTATTGCTAATAGAATGATTTTACTGATTGACGGAAAAAATTATGCAGAAGGAACATTTGCCGAACTTTCCACTTCACAAGACCCAAAAGTAAAAGCATTTTTTAAATAA